ttctgaaaaattgttattggttactcttaaggctgcaatttttccagcgacaactttcgagttgtctggcctaatttcactacatagcgcttctttaatttggctgactgattctatatgcgttggtagtgcttcgcgagctttgccttcgagcttggattttaaaaatgcaataaaattagGAGTTAAAtcttcgttagagaatacttccattaattcaactttatttataaatgagccaagtgctaacgggtctccactatagttgtctcgcataatcgaggcacaagtactaataaacgattttttctcctcaattgtggccatggttgtgacgttaagaatcggagttagaatagaaaaactagaatttggagtTACAGGTTGATTAGCAAAgcctaaaaagtctgcactcagggataatttataattatgttcacttgttaaggtattaGTTGACGATGAACtcgaagatgaatcagaatctgagTTATTGGAATTTATATCTTGCTCTAAGTTTGTGGAttctaaattttgctctgaattttcggGACTTGAATCTGGAttggaatttttagaaataacctttccgcttcttaggtccatacgtgttgaaacgaatggacgaaatattaaaaaaaaatttttgttgcaagatatgtggtatttgtttatgaagattgaatagaaatttaaaggaaattaaattggaacgagttgagttgagctcaaaag
The Eurosta solidaginis isolate ZX-2024a chromosome 5, ASM4086904v1, whole genome shotgun sequence DNA segment above includes these coding regions:
- the LOC137251936 gene encoding GATA zinc finger domain-containing protein 14-like produces the protein MDLRSGKVISKNSNPDSSPENSEQNLESTNLEQDINSNNSDSDSSSSSSSTNTLTSEHNYKLSLSADFLGFANQPVTPNSSFSILTPILNVTTMATIEEKKSFISTCASIMRDNYSGDPLALGSFINKVELMEVFSNEDLTPNFIAFLKSKLEGKAREALPTHIESVSQIKEALCSEIRPDNSKVVAGKIAALRVTNNNFSEFSKQVEELSDSLERCLIIEGMTKAKAHEMAVEQTISVCRLNSRSDMVKSILASTTFKDSKDVVAKMIIEREQEIKERQVLAFRSHPIRYSNFRGNSRGNSNFRYNNNSNFRFNGNANRQHTNTNFRNNNYNRGNNHNYNRGYNRNYNRGNSNSNNNNNNRSGNNRNSNSQGSNSRNSANVRSLNAEAPQARTLREQEQFD